Sequence from the Bacteroidales bacterium genome:
TTACTGTCGGCGATTCCAAAACGGTTTATTCCGGCACAATTTACGCAACCGAACCCGGCATTGACCCTTCAACCCGGTCATTAAAAGCCCGGGCTCTTGTTTCAAATCCTGAAGGAAAACTTATGACTGGTTCCTTTGCCCGCATCAACCTCCTTCTTGAACATTTTCCTGAAGCATTTGTCATACCGGCACAGGCCCTCGTTCCGAAACTCGACGGCCAGATGGTGTACCTGATTGAAAACGGACTATGCAAGTCATCCGATGTGGATGTTACCATGCGCACCGACAGCAGTGTGGTGGTAACCAGGGGCTTAAAAACAGGTGATTCCCTGATCATTTCCGGTCTGTTGCAGGTACGTGTCAATGCCCCTGTCAATGTAATGCCTTCAGGAAAAACCAATTAATGTTCCGGCTATGAACATTTCCTCCCTCAGCATAAACCGTCCCGTTCTGGCAACGGTCATGTCACTGATCATTCTTCTTTTCGGGATTATCGGTTTTACCTACCTTGGCGTGCGCGAATATCCCAATGTTGATCCTCCTGTTATTACTGTATCGACCACCCTTACCGGAGCCAATGCACAGGTGATTGAGTCGCAGGTAACCGAGCCCCTCGAAGCATCCATTAACGGCATTGCCGGAATCAGCAGTATTTCCTCAACAAGCAGTGAAGGACGAAGCAATATTTCTGTTGAATTTGAACTGGGCACCGATCTGGAAGCCGCTGCCAATGATGTGCGCGATAGGGTTTCCCGTGCCATTAACCGCATTCCGCCCAATGCCGACCCCCCGGTTGTGAGCAAAGCCGATGCCAATGCCTTCCCTATCCTCTCTCTCACCATCCAGAGCGACAGAAGGAATTTGCTGGAGCTGAGCGATATTGCCAACGACATTTTCAAGGAACGGTTGCAGACAATACCCGGTGTAGGACAGGTGAACATCTGGGGAGAGAAACGGTATTCCATCCGTCTTGCTATTGATCCGGAAAAAATGGCCGCCTATGGTGTAACCCCTCAGGATGTTCAGTCAGCGGTTTCCCGCGAAAATATTGAATTACCTTCCGGCCGCATTGAAGGCTACCAGACCGAACTCTCCATAAGAACCCTCGGTCGGCTCGACCATCCGCAGGAATTCAACCATCTGATCATCCGCGAAAGCAACGGAGCCATGATCCGTTTTTCCGACATCGGAGAGGCCTATTTTGCTCCCGAAAACGACCGTACCCTCCTGCGTGGAAACCAGAAAATCCCCATGGTTGCGGTTGCCCTCTCCCCGCAACCCGGAGCAAACTACATCGATATTGCCAACGAATTTTATAAACGGGTTGAAACCCTCCGCCAGGAAATTCCTTCCGATATCCAGCTTGGAATTGCCCTGGATGCAACACGCTCCATCCGCAAAGCCATCAAGGAAGTGGAAGAAACCATCCTCATCGCCTTCACCCTCGTCGTCCTGATTATCCTTTTCTTCCTCCGCAACTTCCGCACCACCCTCATCCCGGTTGTGGCAATACCGGTATCCCTCATCGGTTCATTCTTCGTCATGTATATTGCCGGGTTCAGCATCAACATCCTCACCCTCCTGGCCATCGTTCTTGCAACAGGCCTTGTGGTGGATGATGCCATTGTAGTTATGGAAAACATCTACCATAAGATCGAAGGCGGCATGGAGCCCATGAAAGCCGGCCATGAAGGTTCAAAGGAAATTATTTTCGCCATCATTTCCACCACCATCACCCTTGCTTCGGTCTTTCTGCCCATCATTTTTCTTCAGGGTCTCACCGGCAGGTTGTTCAGAGAATTTGGCATTGTAATGGCCGGTGCCGTGATCATCTCGGCTTTTGTGTCCCTTACGCTGACTCCCATGATGAGCGCACGGTTCATCCGGAAACGCAAAAGAGAAAGCCGCTTTTTTGCGACCACCGAAAAGCAGATGAATCAGCTCATCAGCTTTTACCGGAATTCCCTTACCCGTTTTGTCGAAAAACGATGGATAGCCTTTCTTATCATGGTGGTAGCTGTTACGACTATTGTCGTATTATGGCGCATGCTTCCGGCCGAACTGGCTCCGCTGGAAGACAAAAGCCAGCTCACCATTGTTTCCACAGCACCGGAAGGCACTTCATTCGAAAAAATGGACGATTATGTTCTTCTGCTGCTGGAGACAATTGATACCCTGCCTGAAAAGGAAGCCTATACTGCTATTACTTCACCTGGATTCGGCGGCGGTGCTGTAAATTCCGCTTTCATCAGAATTCTTCTTACCGACCCCTCTACCCGCGAACGAACGCAACAAGAGCTGGCCGATGATCTTACCCGCCGTTTCAGCAAATACACCTTTGCCCGCACCCTGGTAACCCAGGAACAGACTATTGGAACCACAAGGGGAACAGGCCTTCCGGTACAGGTAGTTCTTCAGGCCCCCAATTTCAACAAGCTCAAAGAAGCGTTGCCGAAGTTCATGGAAAAAGTTCAGGAAAGTCCTATGTTTCAGGTAGCCGATGTAAACCTGAAATTCAATAAACCCGAGCTGGTTGTGGAGATCGACCGTGACCGGGCAAAAGCCCTCGGGGTATCGGTTTCCGACATTGCACAGACCCTCCAGTTGCTTTACAGCGGCCAGCGTTATGGGTACTTCATCCGGAATAACAAACAGTATCAGATCATCGGACAGGCCAGACGAACGGACCGGAGCCAACCTGCCGACATGAAGAGCATTTATCTGAGAAACAGCCGCGGAGAGCTGATCCAGCTCGAAAACCTTGTGAGAACCTCTGAACAGAGCAACCCACCCCAGCTTTACCGCTATAACCGGTACATTTCAGCTACCGTTAGCGCAGCCCCTGCCCCCGGAACCACCATCGGCCAGGGTATTGAGGAAATGCGGCGCATCGCCGATGCAACCCTTGACGAAACCTTTTCCCTTGCCCTTACCGGAGCTTCCAAAGATTTCGCTCAGAGCAGCGGAAGCCTTCTGTTCGCATTCATGCTGGCCCTTATCCTCATTTATCTGGTGCTGGCCGCCCAGTTCGAAAGCTTCCGCGACCCGCTCACCATCATGCTTACCGTGCCGCTGGCGGTGGCAGGTGCCCTGCTATCCCTCCTGCTGTTCAATCAAACGCTTAACATCTTCAGCCAGATAGGCATGATCATGCTCATCGGTATCGTAACCAAAAACGGCATTCTGATTGTCGAATTCGCTAATCAGCGCCGCAGAGCAGGCCTCGCTATTAAGGAAGCCGTTATCGATGCAGCTACCCGGCGTTTCAGACCCATTATCATGACCAGCCTTGCCACCATCCTCGGCGCCATGCCCATTGCCTTCGCCATAGGAGCTTCGGGCAAAAGCCGCGTGCCGATGGGGATTGCTATCATAGGCGGCCTCCTGCTCGGACTCATCTTTACCCTCTATGTTATTCCCGCTCTCTACACCTACATTACCAGCAAAAAAATAACCCGCTGAAACAGCCCCGCCAGATGAATTACAGAAAGAAAAATATTCTCGTTCCGTTCTTTTTATCCTTCATGAAAATGGTGCGTATACAAACTCTTCTCCTGATCATAGGCAGTACTCTTGCCATGATTACCCGTCCGGTGCAGGCCCAGGATACTATATCACTGGCCGAAGTAATCGCTACCGGTCTGGAACAGAACTTTTCCATCCGCCTGGCCCGCATCGATGCCACCATCGCTGAAAATAACAACACCCTGGGTAAAGCAGGCTTCCTTCCAACCCTCACGGCCACAGGTACCAAAAGCTGGACTGTGAACAACACCAAACTGGAATTCTTTTCCGGTGACGTAAGGGAAGGGAAAAATGCCCACTCAGACAATTTCAATCCCAATGCCACCCTTACATGGACAATCTTTGACGGATTCAATATGTGGATCAGCAAAAAGCGCCTGAATGAACTGGAAAACATGGGTGAAATTCAGGCCCGAATCGCCGTCGAAGAGAATGTGATCCGGATGGTGGCAGCTTATTATCAGATTGTTCAGCAGGAAATGCTTCTCGATGTTATCCGGGAAGCTCTGTCGCTTTCACTGGAAAGAAAAAAGCTGTCGGAAGCCCGTATCCGGTATGGTGCCGATTCAAAGCTTGACCTCCTGCAGGCATTGTCTGACCTCGATGCCGACAGCGCCCGTCTGCTGCAGGCGGAGAATATAGTACAGCAACTGAAAGCCGACCTGAACGTCCTGATGGGCCGTGACCCGCAAACTTCCTTCTTTGTGAAAAAAGACATTCCTGTTGCCGAGAGCCTTCTCATGGAACCCCTGCTCGAAAAATCGCTGGAAAATAACGCTATGCTTCTGGCCGCCCGCAGCAATACAAAACTGGCCTCGCTCGGCACCAAACAGGCCATGGGCAACTTTTTCCCCCGCCTGTCATTCTATACAGCCTATAACTACAATATTTCCCACGCCCAGATCGGCATTATGAAACAAAATAAAAGCTATGGCTACACTTATGGTCTCACGGCAAGTTTCCCCCTCTTCGAAGGATTTAACCGCAACACCGATCTGAAAAATGCCCGACTCCTGCAGCAGTCGGCAGAAATATCATACCAGGCACAGGAACTGGCACTCCGCTCCGATGTGTATAAAACCTACCGGGATTATTCCAACGCGCTGGCACTCATTCGCATGGAAACCCGTAACCTGGAAATGGTGCGCGAAAATGTCGCCATAGCGGCCGAAAAATACAGGCTGGGAACCCTCAGTGCCATTGACCTGAGAACAGTACAGCAGAAACAAATCGATGCCGAAAGCCGCCTTATTTCGGCCAAAGTACAGGCCAAACAGGCCGAACAGGAACTCCTCCGCCTGAGCGGCGAATTGTACAAATTGTTACAAGAATAAACCTGCTGAAGGATGTTCATTGAAAGGTTCTTGCGTGAACCATTTGAAACATCCGTTGTTATTCTGCCATGTTGAAAAATTCTATTCATCCCTCAGAAGACAGAAGGCAAAATCTTTTTTTCATTTTGTCAGGCATTTTTATCGGCAACGTGCTCCTGGCTGAACTGGTAGGAACCAAAATCTTTTCTTTTTCAGCTTTGCTCGAACCCCTGGCAGATGCGGGAAAGCCTTTCCCCCTGCAGATCAACATGAGCGTGGGCGTTCTCATCTGGCCATTTGCCTTTATCCTTTCTGACATAACAAATGAATATTTTGGCAAAGCAGGAGTAAGGAAAATGTCGTTCCTGGCTGCAGCAATCGTCATTTTCGCTTCGCTGGTTATTATGCTGGCCACATCCCTGCCCCCGGCTTCCTTCTGGAAAGAACTTAACGGTACCGACCCTGCAGGAAATCCCCTTGACATCAATTATGCCTATTCCCTGATATTCCGACAGGGAATTTCCATCGTAATCGGCTCAGTAACCGCTTTCCTTGTAAGCCAGTTTGTCGATGTGTATGTATTCATTTACCTGCATGCATTGACGGGCTCCAAAGCTCTCTGGTTGCGAGCCACCGGTTCAACCATCGTTTCACAGCTTATCGACAGTTATATTATCCTCTTCATCGCCTTTTACCTTATGGGAAACTGGAATCTGAAGCAGGTGTTTGAAACAGGAACCATGCAATATCTGTACAAAATTTCCTTTGCCATTCTGCTCACCCCTCTTCTTTATCTGGCCCACTATTTGATCGAGCGGTACCTCCATGCGCAACCCACCCGGCAACACGACAACCCAACCATCAAAAACCACAATTACACCCCGAACTGAGGCCAAACATTACAATATCAGTCGGTTGGCACTGCTCGCCAACCGACTGATAGGTAAAACTTCTTCCGGGGATGTCGAAAAACGAAGTTTTGAGACATCCCCCACCCCACATCTTACCCCATTCATATTTTACAACATATTAAAAATCCCTTATTCCTTTATATTTGCAAAAATGCATGTTTAACTAAACCTTTAAAACCGTGAAACTACCGATGATAGTACTTTTCTCTGCCGCCCTGCTGGCAGGCTGTACAGGTGCCAAAAAGGAAAATCCTTTCTTTTCTGAATTTGATACTCCCTTTGGAGTGCCTCCCTTCGACAAAATTAAAAACGAACATTTCCTGCCCGCTATTCAGGAAGGAATAAAACAGAATGCCAGAGAAATAGAAAAAATCGCCTCCAATAAAGAGGCTCCCACTTTCGAAAACACCATCCTTGCCCTTGACCGCTCGGGTGAAATGCTCGAAAGAGTAACACCGGTATTCTTTAACCTCTATTCGGCCAATACCAACGATGAGTTGCAGAAAATCAACCAGGAGGTTACTCCCATCCTCACCAAACACATGGACGACATCTTCCTCAACGGAAAACTGTTCAGCCGTGTGAAAGCCGTTTACGATGCCAGGGAAAGTCTCAACCTGAACCCTGAACAGATGAAACTGCTCGACAATACCTACAAGAATTTTGTGCGTTCAGGAGCCGACCTGCCCGAGGCGGAAAAGGAAAAACTCCGTCAGATCAACCAGGAACTGTCGATGCTTTCGGTTAAATTCGGCGATAACCTGCTGGCCGAAAACAAAAATTACCAGCTGGTTATTGACAACCCTGCCGATCTGGAAGGAATGCCCCAGAGTGTCATTGATATGGCCGCACAGACAGCAAAAGAACGCAACCTCGAGGGAAAATGGGTCTTCACTCTCGATGTGCCCAGCATCGTTCCGTTCCTGCAGTATAATAAAAACCGGGCTTTGCGTGAGCAAATCAAAACAGCTTATGCCAACCGTGCTAACCACGATAAC
This genomic interval carries:
- a CDS encoding efflux RND transporter permease subunit, coding for MNISSLSINRPVLATVMSLIILLFGIIGFTYLGVREYPNVDPPVITVSTTLTGANAQVIESQVTEPLEASINGIAGISSISSTSSEGRSNISVEFELGTDLEAAANDVRDRVSRAINRIPPNADPPVVSKADANAFPILSLTIQSDRRNLLELSDIANDIFKERLQTIPGVGQVNIWGEKRYSIRLAIDPEKMAAYGVTPQDVQSAVSRENIELPSGRIEGYQTELSIRTLGRLDHPQEFNHLIIRESNGAMIRFSDIGEAYFAPENDRTLLRGNQKIPMVAVALSPQPGANYIDIANEFYKRVETLRQEIPSDIQLGIALDATRSIRKAIKEVEETILIAFTLVVLIILFFLRNFRTTLIPVVAIPVSLIGSFFVMYIAGFSINILTLLAIVLATGLVVDDAIVVMENIYHKIEGGMEPMKAGHEGSKEIIFAIISTTITLASVFLPIIFLQGLTGRLFREFGIVMAGAVIISAFVSLTLTPMMSARFIRKRKRESRFFATTEKQMNQLISFYRNSLTRFVEKRWIAFLIMVVAVTTIVVLWRMLPAELAPLEDKSQLTIVSTAPEGTSFEKMDDYVLLLLETIDTLPEKEAYTAITSPGFGGGAVNSAFIRILLTDPSTRERTQQELADDLTRRFSKYTFARTLVTQEQTIGTTRGTGLPVQVVLQAPNFNKLKEALPKFMEKVQESPMFQVADVNLKFNKPELVVEIDRDRAKALGVSVSDIAQTLQLLYSGQRYGYFIRNNKQYQIIGQARRTDRSQPADMKSIYLRNSRGELIQLENLVRTSEQSNPPQLYRYNRYISATVSAAPAPGTTIGQGIEEMRRIADATLDETFSLALTGASKDFAQSSGSLLFAFMLALILIYLVLAAQFESFRDPLTIMLTVPLAVAGALLSLLLFNQTLNIFSQIGMIMLIGIVTKNGILIVEFANQRRRAGLAIKEAVIDAATRRFRPIIMTSLATILGAMPIAFAIGASGKSRVPMGIAIIGGLLLGLIFTLYVIPALYTYITSKKITR
- a CDS encoding TolC family protein, coding for MNYRKKNILVPFFLSFMKMVRIQTLLLIIGSTLAMITRPVQAQDTISLAEVIATGLEQNFSIRLARIDATIAENNNTLGKAGFLPTLTATGTKSWTVNNTKLEFFSGDVREGKNAHSDNFNPNATLTWTIFDGFNMWISKKRLNELENMGEIQARIAVEENVIRMVAAYYQIVQQEMLLDVIREALSLSLERKKLSEARIRYGADSKLDLLQALSDLDADSARLLQAENIVQQLKADLNVLMGRDPQTSFFVKKDIPVAESLLMEPLLEKSLENNAMLLAARSNTKLASLGTKQAMGNFFPRLSFYTAYNYNISHAQIGIMKQNKSYGYTYGLTASFPLFEGFNRNTDLKNARLLQQSAEISYQAQELALRSDVYKTYRDYSNALALIRMETRNLEMVRENVAIAAEKYRLGTLSAIDLRTVQQKQIDAESRLISAKVQAKQAEQELLRLSGELYKLLQE
- a CDS encoding queuosine precursor transporter, giving the protein MLKNSIHPSEDRRQNLFFILSGIFIGNVLLAELVGTKIFSFSALLEPLADAGKPFPLQINMSVGVLIWPFAFILSDITNEYFGKAGVRKMSFLAAAIVIFASLVIMLATSLPPASFWKELNGTDPAGNPLDINYAYSLIFRQGISIVIGSVTAFLVSQFVDVYVFIYLHALTGSKALWLRATGSTIVSQLIDSYIILFIAFYLMGNWNLKQVFETGTMQYLYKISFAILLTPLLYLAHYLIERYLHAQPTRQHDNPTIKNHNYTPN